The Erinaceus europaeus chromosome 13, mEriEur2.1, whole genome shotgun sequence genome segment GGTGACCCACATCCCTTGGAACTTCTGGTCCCACCTTTCCCCACATCCAGACTGGCCCTGAGCCCAGTAAGCCAGCAGAAGACATCATTCACTCTTAACCACTTCAACCTAATGTGTTGACTTTTTGTAAGGTGGCAGTTGCTGTGCTTGATCCCGTAAGTTTCCCAGCAAGTCCCATGTGCAACTCAGGGGACAGAGGAGAACACAGTGGGCAGCTTTGGCTCCCCACTCAGGGAAGCAGAGGCAGTGGCAGCGGCAGCAGCAGAGACCCAGGTCAGGACCTACCTTGCTGGAAGAGAGTGAGTGTGACGGAAGTGACGAGCAGGAAGAGGGCCTCGATTGGGGGAAAGTGGGCAGGCTCATGAGCAAAGATGTGGACCAGCTACAACAAAGCAGGGAATGGTTGTTAGCTGAGGCCTTGTCTTACCAGGGCAGGCTAGCAACCCTAGCATGTAAGAAAGACCTTGACTAGGGCAGTCACCTCACTCTAGCTACCTACTCCCATTTCTGGGTCAGTTCTCTATGAGAAAATCTTGAACATcgtggcttgggaggtggtgcagaggacagagcaccggactctcaagcaagagatcCTGGGTGTGACCTCTTGGCATCTTTTGTGCTACAGTGAGGTTCTgatgctctctacccccagcTTGCTctcggtatttttttttaaaatacagaacaTTGCTGACCCAGTGAGAAGGCCCACCTGTCGAGTGAGATCAAGAGCAGAGGCCTGGGGGATAGTGCTGTACATCCGACCCAGCATCTCACACAGCTGTGGCACCATGGGGGCAAAATCATCCAGCAGAGTCTTAACGGACTTTTCGAAGATAGCGCACACCGCCTTGGGAAGAAAACAATGGAACCCATGAATGAGACGACAGCATTGTGTTATCAAATTTTCTAAAAGGCTATCTTAACTATGCTAATTACTAAAGGGAAGTCTAATTATGTGGCATGGCAAAGGTGCTAATTGATACCGTGGCAATTAAAATCTATATATGCCTATTGAAACAGCATGTTGTACACCTTAAATTTATGCAGTATTTCACGGCAAGTGTAGCtcaatttaaaaagggaaagaggaaaaaagaggaaaggcaAAGGAGCCACTGGTTCATGATTGGCTGGAACAGAACTGAGGCCCTGCACAAAGGGGGCTTAAGAAGGGTCCCTTACCTAAAAGCCTTGCTGGCTCTGTGAACCAAGGAAGGTATACAAATCTGACCCTTACCCTGCAAGGCAGGAGATAAGAAGACCTTTCTCAGAAGGCAAGAACTTGATTCTCATCATTTGTATCTCAACCATTTCCTCTCAGGAAGCAGTAGTAGCCACAAAACCCCAAATTAAAATGGGGTCCAAGACAGGTCTCTGATGCTAAAGTAGATTCCTGTCACTCAGCCCCAATCCCTTTGGTGAATTTGCAATAGTAGGAAATAGTGAATATCTTCACCAACAATTCTTGGCATGTGTGGGGCAGGATTTGTCTCCTTTATTCCACACCATCAGAAGTTTAAAGGGAGCAGCAATACCTGTGCCTCCTCTCCACCTCTGAGCAAAGTCATCATGGGGGGCATATAGCAAGGATAGGGCTCACCTCCACCACCTGGGCATCATTCAGCCATTTGCTCAGCACCTTCTGAATAAGCTGGAAGACTTGCTGCAGCACCACTACCACCTGAAGGCACAGAAAGAAGTCAGGTTTTCTTTGACCACGTACATCATCACTATCACTTACCCAAGAATGACCTCCTAGCAATACATAGCCCAGGAGTCCAAACCCTCTGCCCCAGACTGCATACTAAAGACTCAGAGCATGAGGCCCGGGGAAGGGAATGGCTTGCTCTACTCCCActcactgaatgaatgaatattctGAATTCTGAGAATCATCTTAGAGGGAGTCTCACATTGCAAAGCAGAGATATTATGAGTGTTTCAGAAGATTATTAAAACTTTGTAACTTGTAtggattatgcttaatgaaataagtaggtgaaagacaactacctacTGCATGATTTTGTTAATATGTGGAATATCAAGAACTAGAACACatacacactaaaaaaaaaaaaaaagcagcagcagcagcaaactgCATActgtctaagactttgtgagaagtatGGTGGCTATGGTGGGGTGAGATGCATAACTAtggtggtgagtgcagtgtgaaactatattccATCAATTTTACAATCTCGTGAGCCACTAAgcactaatttaaaaataaaaaatgtaacctTAAAAAATTTCCTGTTTTTTCTCATTAAATTCCCTTTAGCCTAGTATCAAAAGCCTATGGGTTAGTTCAGTAAGAAGTGGAAATGCCACCTTACCCAAATAGGTTTAGGACAGGAGACCCAATGGCTACACAGCCATGGGCAGCTTATGGAGGAGTAAAAAGCAGACATGGGTTCTGGGAGGTGAGGGAAAGTAGGCTGATGACTACTAAGGAAAGGGTTCAGTAGGATGACGAAGGCCCAGGCCTGGTCCAAAGCTCATACGGTAGAGTGGGGAACTGAATAGATGGGCCAGGATATCGTGACTTGTGTTTCTCCTGGAGAAACCCTAAAGGGGATACTGAGAACAATGATCATGGTAGTCCCTCACATTTGAACAGAACAACACAGTACAGAAAGTACTTTTACTCAAAAGCATCTGCTATCTagcacagttttttaaaaaatattttatttatttatgaaaaagataggaggagagagaaagaaccagacatcactctggcacatgtgctacaagggatcgaactcaggacctcatgcttgagagtccaaagctttaccactgtgccacctcccagaccactctagcACAGTTCTATGAGATAAGCAAGCCAGATTTTGACTTTCACGGTTTTGAAATGGGAAGTTGATATTTACCCCAGGTGAAAACAGCATCTGAGTGGTCACTTTAACCTCCCCTGTGCCCAAACAACACAGCACATGTCATACTGCTTTGTGACAATCTGCTTACATATGTTTTCTCTAGATTAGGAGCAGAGCAGTGGAAACTACTACAAATGGGGAGCTGcaatggtgcaactggttaagcacatatattaccaagcacaaggacacaggttcaaatcccctttcccaacctgcagtgggaatactttatgagcagtaaagcaggtctgtagatatctatctttctctctcctgctctatctccctctcccctctcaatttctctgtcctattgaataaaatagaaaaagacaaaaaaaaaaaaaaaaaggcagaaagaccggctaccaggaatagtggatttgtagtgtaggcgccaagccccagtgatatccctggaggcaaaaggaaaaaaagaaaaaaaaaaaaaaaacccacatgtAAAGTATGTCAGCACTGGTTCCTGCAGGGAGCAGAGGATACTGAAGTAGAAGGCCCTACAGAGCTGGGGGTTAAATAGGAACACATAATTATCTCACTTAGGTGTCAAAGGATAATGTCAGTATCTCCCAGGGAATGGAGGAACCACAATGACATCACCCAATAAGGCTGGGGACAAAGATAGTGCACTCTCAAGGGTTGAGGGAGAAAGTGACATCACTCCCTACAAAGTACATGAAGGGATAGTAAGGTCACCACATGATCAGAGGAACAAATGCATTATAGCCCAGTGGGGGAATGAAACAATGAAAGTCACCCAGAGATGGGGAAGGGGGTGACAATGACATCCACAGagtgggggaaggggcaaggataACAACATCACCCACAGGGTTGGGTCCCTGTGGCACTGGCAGCTTCCGGAGCTCAGGACCTTCATGATCATCCTCATGATGACTGATATCCAACGTAGTGAAGAGGTTGGAAAGAAGCCCCAGGATGTGAACAATGGCCAGCTTGTTGGAGGGATTGGGCTATgagaagagagaacagaataaagcTCTGGATCTCTCAGCTCCAGTTTGGCCCCTTGACCGCAGCCCTGACTGCCAGCTCCAATcccacccccagtccctccacagccacagccacagccacagctcaCACAAAGGGGAACTGTAGAGTCCCACCATCCCCACACAAGACACCAGCTCAACTCACTATCTCCTCTGCCAATTTCTCCAATTGCTGGATATAGGGTGAGATGAGTGAATGCAGGTTCTTAAGAatctcctccacctgcagggctgagAGCAGGAAGCCCAGAGCCTGCATCAGCCACATGCACTGGCTTGTCTGTGGGGCAGAACATGAAGGGTCAGTCTTGGACACATCTGGTTGTGGGTAGGAAAAAATGAACCTCTTGGGGACAGGTTCAAAGAACAGAGAAAACTTGGGCTAGGGGAGGGCAACAGATTTCACAGATTCCTGAAATATCACGTAGGAGCTCACCTTATGGATCTGTTTCATCAGTACATCCTGGAAATGAAAAGGAGGATTATAGTATCAGCTCGGTGCAGAGTATACTCTGAGGCCCAGTTTCACCCAAGGTTCCACATACCTGGGAGACAGCCACAATGTTGGCAGCATAAGGTGGCAGGTCATACTTGCATTCTCGACAGATCTTCTTGAGTGTAGACACAGAAGAAACAGAAAGTTCAGGATTGCCAAGAGCATGCAGAACGAGAGGCAGAACGTTGTTGATCATGACAGGGTGGTCAGCCAGCCATTCAGACAGAGCTCCtacaggaagaagggagagataagggTATTTGAGGTAGGCCATGCTGGCTTGATACCCTGTCCCTGTGAGGCATGCAGATCTCCTAGCAGGGTCTAGTGATAACCTCAGTGCCCAGCATTGCTCATTCAGAAGACCGAATGGGCAAATATGCATGCACATGCTCAAACCTGAGCCTTATAGCTGAGAAGCAGGAGTGAGTCAATGGAGACCCATCTCTGCTGTTTCACTGACAATGAATTAGCCTCACTGGACTTCAGCTCAGTATGCTGTAGGAAGGACCCCTATGTGTGTCAGGACAGTCAGCTGGCTGCATCAGTGATTGTCTATGTGAGGATATGTGTCTCTCCTATTTCAGATAGAATCCAGCAGGGTGGCTGTAGTTGAGGATGGGTATCTGTGACTGTGGGAACATATTAATGGGTATGTGCCAGGTCTCACCAATGGTGAACATGACAGTATCCGCCAGCTGCACGTTGCTGATGCTGATCCGTGGGATGAGACCGATGAGCCCAGGCACCACATCAGAATAGTTGACATCGATGGTTTCTGCGATGGACTGGAAGCCATACAATAGGGcctctgtgtgctggggaaggaggaTGCCCCTGTTTTAGCTGAGAAGGAAGGTGTGACAGGTCTGGGAAGGCTGAGGGAAATTAGACTGGGGAGGTACCTGCCAGGAGTAGGGCTGCTCTGAGCAGGTGAGCAAACGGCCCAGTTTGTCATAGAGGTTGCTAAGCAGTTCGGCGCCCAGCATCTCGTAGACATACATGAGCGTGTCTGAGATGTCCACCCTGAAAAGCAGATGCAGGCTTTACACATTGCCTAGGGTCTGCCCCCACACCCAGGAGCCCACCCCAACCCAAAGTCAGTTCATTTCCCAACTCTGCAAAAGTGCCCAGAAAAATAGGACATGTCCAGTACCCAGTAAGCCTAGCCTTAGGCTCTTCCCTCTTAAATGCTTTTGTAATTTCAGGACTCCATTCAGAGCTTGGGTGGGTCTACTACCATCACCTGTAAATTCGAAACTGCTCCTTCTCATCTGAGGACCAGAATCCATACTCCTCATCAGAAGGGAACTGAGCCTTGTGCAGAAGCACATCCACCAGCTGGAAGTAGACGGGCCGGTACACCTGCTGGTATACAGCCTGCTTCTCTGCCTCAAAGGACAGAATGTCATCCTGAGAGAGCCAGAGAAAAGAGTTAACTACTTCTCCAGTAGTCTTAGAAGCCCAAGATCCAAATTCCATCATGGCCCAACCAGAGGCCATATAGACACACCTGTAGTGTGTACCAAAAGGTGAGGGTCAGGGAACTGGTGGTCTCATTGACAGGATAGTGGCCAGGGATGCCTGTACAGAACATGATCATGTTGACAAGGGCTAGGAAACTCTGCCAGTGCTCCACTTGATCCAGCAAGGCCCTGAGAAGGAGGAAACAAGGTAATGTCATTCCAACCTCCCCCAACAGGGCTCCAAACCCCACTTCTCAGAGCACCCTGAGCAGTTGTCTCACTCATGCCCAGTTGTCTCACTCCTCACCGTGAGTGGTTCTCGCCTAGGGCCACAGCAATGCGACAGATGCCATGGGAGGTCTCCATGTCCCCAGTCTGTACTGCCTGTCGCAGTTGTCCCTGCAGTCCCAGCACCAGTGGGATGAGTTTCAGGAGTGTGTTCACGTACCTGGAGGCATGAGGTAAGGAAACCTATCAGAGTTGTCTGCCCATTCCCCACCAGCTTTGAGAGAAAAGCATATTATCCCTGTCTTCCATCAAAACACTCCCTCCCCACATCAAATCCAAACAAGAGGCCATATGGCAGGTATGGTGCTTCCCATGTCAGGAAGAATCTTAGGACAGAGACCTCCAGGAGCACTCTGGAAGAGAAGTGTGAGATGACAGTGTTATGGGTTAAATTATGTCCTTCAATTTGACTTAGAGCTGATAAGGGGAAGGGTATGACTTTGGGGGAGGAGGGATGAGATGAATGTATTTTGCATGTGGGAAGGACACAAAACAGCAGACTTATGTGCAACCCCCTCCTCCCAAAAAATGATATGTTGTGACCTTATTTTGAAATAAGATTATTACAGATGAAATAATAGGGGAGGTACAGTAAGATTGACAAATTCATAAAATATTCATGTGAAGACAGATCTACAGGGAAGATAATATATAATGGCAACAAAGGCAAAGAGTAGAGTTCCGTAACTAAGCAAAGTATCAGAGGTTAATGAGAGACAAGGAAAGATTTTTCCTGAAGATTCCAGTGGGGGCTAGCACCTAGCCTCAATATCTGTGAGGCAATACATTTCTGCTATTGAAATATACCTTTGTTTGTAACACTCTAATATGGCAGCCCCAGGAAATGAATACAGTTGTATTTGGAGAGACTGAAGAAGGATGGGAGACAAATGAGTTAAGGCTCAAAGACTTTAGAAGACAGCAACAGCCCCTGAAATATCAATACCACCCACCTTACACTTCACTCCCTTCCAAATTCCAATTTTCTTTGgccattggataggagagaattAGTTAGCACACCTGAGGAACAGCTAAGAGGCAAAATGGGCAGGACTCAATTGACTGGATAGGAGGGTAGAGAAGAGTCAAGGACAGATTTCAAACAGATGATGAAGCTATTTGCTGTGACTTGGTGGAGGGGACAGTAAGAAATTTAATGGGAGGCTGGAAGATGGTGAGTTCAGTGTTAGGCATGTTGAATCAAGAGATGCCTGGTGAGCTATGCAAGTATAAGTACCCAAAGTGTTAGATATACAAATCAAAGTGTGGCAGAATGGTTAGACCAAGATACAGACTTTGGAGTCATTAACAAATAGCTGGCAGTTGAAGTTATGAGAATAAATAAGAATTGATGTGGTCAAGAAAACAGCTCAGCTATTAGAATCTCAAGGCTTGCAAGCCTGAAAGGGCTTCTGGTTAAATCCCCAGCTGAGACTTACCTCTTTTCCCATCTCACATAAAACTCATATtaaatgagaaagaggaagagaaaaccagaacatcattctggcacatgcagtgctggagactgaactaaggacttcatgcttgagagtctaatgctttatccactgtactacctcccaggatgctatatgcaaatatatgatTGTGTTTCCTCCTGCTAAGGTAGGACTAACaggtataattattttttaagatctaTGTATGTAttcatgggagggagggagagagagagaagatccacAGTATCActatggcatatgcaatgctggggattgaactctcgacctcatgcttgagaatccaaagtttcatccactgtgccacctcacagcCTACTAcaaagaaagggggctgggtggtgatggtgtgtatctGTTTGTACATAGTtattacaatccacaaggacctgggttcaagcccttggttcccaccattaaggagaaagcttcagaagcagtgaagcaggtctgcaagtgtctgtctctctctctccctatacctccccccccaatttctctgtcctatcaaacataaaataaacaaaaatttaaaaagaaagcaagcaaactaGTGAATTGCCCAAGAAGGAAATGCTgaatgagagaaaagaagaggtccAGGTCAGAGCCCTGAAATACAATGAGCCCTAAAGGAGAGCAGAGGAAGTACAGtagacagaagacagagaaggctagTTCCATGACTGGAACCTTTCTCAGCTGCTCACTCCCTGGTGAACTAAGCAGAGGAAGTGATACTCTTAAGATGCTTGGAAGTCCTCAGCTGTCAATTATAGCTCAAAGCATCACCACAGCTATCtatatggggggaggggtgacagGGTTCAGAGGATTATTATTTGGACTTGCCCCAAGCAGGTTCCCAGAAAGGTAGCATCATAGCCATAGGAGGAAGAACAAGAAACAAACAGTTCTAGACACTGTTCTCTCCATCCCCAATCTGGTGAGACAAGGAGTCCCAACCAGAATACCTCCAACACAGAGACAGCCCCAGAGGGTGCTGCCTGGAGACAGCTGGGATAGCTTCAGTCTCATGACCCTGACACAAGCTGTACCATAAGACAATGGGCACCTTCAGGCCAGACTCTGGCACAAAGAGCAGGGACATGGCCAAGGCCGTAGCCAGCAAGCTCTTCACCAGCTGAAATAGAAGGCAGGAGAAATTGTCCTACCTCCATAGAACCCCCATTGTATTTCAAGGCTCCCTCACACCTGCCAAAGTTCAGGAACAGTCAGTCCTACTCAATGAAAGCTCTCAAATGGTCTCATCTGAGCATCCTCATAAGATAagtcaacacccccccccccccgagaagaACTCAGTATTAATCAAGGTCATACAAGCAACTTAAAGACAGATTCCAAGCTGGGACAGCTCCTTAGACTGTTACAGATGTACTTCTCCTTCAGGATTCAGTCTGAATTTGCTGAACAGATCACAGCTTTCATCTCCCATTTTACCATTTTTCCTACCTTAGTCCCCACTGAAAAGCTTCTCCAGGATTAAaaacatttcaaagaaaaaaaaaatgtgtgtgtttatctctcAAAGGAGCCAGAGCCAAattagcagcagcagctgtggaggaaaggggaagatgacTCGAGTGCAGGCTACATTAAGGAGAGACTAGATGTCAACACATCCAGGAAAGGCAGTGGCTGGGTGACCCAGGAGTCAAAGCTACAAAGGCAACTTTCTCAAGTCAAAGCTAAGAAAGTAgactagagctggagagatagcataatggttatgaaatggctacttccatgcctgaaactaaagtttcaggttcaatttccagcaccatcataagccaaagctaaggagtgctttggtaaaaaaaataaataaaaagtagactAGACAGAACAAGGCTCAAACTAACTCTGGGTTGGTGCAGCCCACCCCATGGGGGAAAGAAGCTCTTGCATGGTTTCCTACCACTTGGGCATCTATGTCTGAGAACTATGAATCGAAAGAATAAGAAGCCTCAGGCCAACAGCTTCTAggtttgagggagagagacagcttttAAGAACCATGGATAACACTGGGCTCAAGAAGCCTGGCTCTAAGTGGTCAGTTTGAGAAGGTGGGATAGGACTGCTGGGACTCTTTGGTTGCCACTCATAGCAAGCTCAGCACAGACCTGCAATTAGAGCTCTAGGAGGAAAGCTGAGGAAATGGGGAGAGTTGCTAAGCAACCAAGGGGGGGCCGCAGCCAATGGGCGCTCAGGAGGCTATAGATTCCCTCACTGGCTCCTCACTTGCTCATTCACTTGCTCATTCGAAGAGAGAAGAGGCATCAATTACATGCCAAAGCCCTTGAGACTGGCTAAGTGGGTAAACCAGAGTATATCCAAGGATAACCCACATCACCTATGCACTGGCCCTGGCTAATTCCCTCTTATCCACAAACTTCCAAACCTAGCCAGCACTTGGGCTTCAGGCTGCCAAGAAAGGCCTTGACCTAGAACCCACCTTAAAATGAAAAGCCAGTAAAAGGGGATGATACTAACCCCTGACATAATTATCACCAAATACTAGTAACTACCAAGAGCACAAGAACCATGATAAATCTTTCATAGACATTTTCTTATTCCATTTTCACATAATATTCTTATAGAGTATGAGAGACAGGCCCTGTGCACATTACTCTCTATAAACCCTTACAACTCTGTACAGATGCTACACATCAAGCCCATTTTACTGCTGAGGAAACTGGCTTGTAAGTGGTGTCTACTCAAGGCCTCAGATCTAGGAAGTAGATTACCTGGGATTCAGACTCAGATGTAACTGATTCCAGGGCTAAATCATTAACCACTTCCCCACATGATCTCTTTCAGTAGTTTCTTTCCCCATCTAACTCTCTGAAATGCTAGTGTCAGGCCTCCAATCTCATCCTTTACAAACCAACTTATGCCAAAAATCTCATGCCCTTTTCTCTGCTTTAAATCCTCTAAAGTATCCTTACTGATGGAAAGATAGACTTTAAAGCCAGCCACAGATCCTGGCTGATCTGAGAATTCATCTCCTACAACTGGCCCCTAAAAACCctgatttcttattttattttattttattttattttatttttatttttacctccagggttattgctggggctcgatgccagcaccatgaatccactgcttctggaggctttttttttttccttttgttgcccttgttgttttatcattgttatgagtATTAtcatattattactgttgttggataggacagagagaaatggagagagaaggggaagacagagggggagagaaagatacctacagacctgcttcactgcttgtgaagtgcaggtggggaactgggggcttatgtgggtccttgagctttgcgccatgtgcacttaacccgatgcactaccgcctgacccccaaaaccCTGATTTCTAACCACACTCAGCAGGTTCTCTCAAGACCTTACTCAGGGCTATTGTAAAGTCTGTCTGGAATTTCCTCCCCATATCCATCACCTCTACCTAGGTAACTCTTACACAGCCTTCAAAGCACAGTTTAGATATCACCTCCTCTAGCAAGTCTTTTCCAACATCAGACTGGGTTGAGTGCCTCCTCAGCACGCTTACAGACCCCTGTTTACTCTATTAGAGCACTGGTCATAATGACTGTACTTGCCCAGAATGTCTCATGGTCCTACCTACTAGAAGCCTTTGTACCTACAACAGGTCTCAGGCAACTGAGACTCACCCCCGACTCAGGCAACTCctgtttttcattaaaaaaaaaaaaacaatgaatgcTACCAAGTACTGGGAAGCacaatgtgaaaaaaataaataaaacaccagaGTCCCTGTCCTCACAGAGCTGAGAAACTAATGGGAAGATAATCTTAAATGAAATCATCTTAAAATGAAACCAagctgggaatcgggcagtagcgcagcgggttaagtgcaggtggcgcaaagtgcaaggaccagcgtaaggatcccggttcaagcccccagctccccacctgcaggggagtcgcttcacaggcagtgaaaaaggtttgcaggtgtctttctcttcctgttttccccttctctctgtcctaacgacgacgacatcaacaacaataataattacaacaataaaacaagggcaacaaaagggaataaagtggatctttaaaaaaaaaaaagctatggacTAAGAAGGGAAGGCATTCTGAGCACTGAGATTAATAATCAAGAAAGACCAAATTCAGTCTCAGAAAGCACTGAAGCCTTCTCTAAGTGGAGCTTGAGCTGAGAGAGTGATGATGCATCTAGAATATGTGACAGTTCAGAGGCTGGAAGGAGTATGGAACATTCAAGGAACTAGAGAGTAAGAAAGCAAAGAGCATggcaaaaaaatgtgtttggaaaTGCCGCAGTGCAGCACTTTTGTAAGTCACAAGAATcctggacattaaaaaaaaaaaaagaaaaagaaaagaatcctgGACATTATACTAAGAGCAGAGAGAAAGCCACTGAAGGATTCTAAGCAGAAAAGATTACATCCTCATTTTCGAGAGATCATTCTGGCTGCTGGGTAGACAATGGAAGGTACACAAGCAAAAACCAGGGGGAACTGGTGAGAAAGCTCTGCAGTAAttggagagagagatgatgacAGCTTGGACTATAGTGGTGActgtagaaatggaaaaaaaaaaaaaaaaagatttgcaatATGGTCAGGAGCAGAACAGCCAGGACTTGAAGACTTGAGTGCTTCAGAGAAAAGAGAAGTCAAATATTTTAACTGGATAATGTGTTGAATGACTAGTTGTTtaatgtctgtctctcactctgaaCCATAAGGACAGGGACTATGTCTTGTTGGCTTCCTTGCTGTATCTCCAGCATAATACCAGATATGCTGGAGGCACTCAATTAGCACTCACTGAaaagatgaatggatggatggatggatggctgacCAGGCAGGTTGTCCCTCTCCAGGAAAGTGGGGACCTGCTCACCTCTGGGCGTCAGGCTGTGAGATGGCATTGACAATGGCCTCTACACTGCTGTCAAACAGCTCCGAGTCCTGCAGAGCAGCAAAAGCAGCCTGAATGAGCGCCTCACAGTCCTGCAGTGGCACCTCCAGCTGCACCCAGCTGGAAAAGCACTTGAGCACCTTCTGACGCACACAGCTGGGTGAGCTGGGTTGCTGAAGCAGCTGCTCCAGCAATGGGAAGACGGCCCCACACTCCACTGCCAGGCTGGCCCGCACCAGACCTTTGCGATACTGGGGCAAACGGCTGGTCTGGAACTCCTCAGGCAGTACTGTGAGTAGTTCTAGCAGGGCCAGGCAGCGGCCCTGGCTGTCCACAGGCGAGTTCTCAGCCTGGAAGAGTCGTACCATATCTGCCACCGCACATGGCCAAGCATCTGGCATCATGCTGAGAGCCAATGAGGCCAGTGCTACACAAAGCCGAGTCAGCACAATCTTAGAACCACTGGCAAAACGAGTGATCTGGGTGAAAAGCTGAGCCTTTAGACTTTCATACTGGTCAGTGGGGATGTCACTCCAGTAGCGAGAGATCTTGATGTGCAGGGCACTGGCCCCAAAGTACTGGATCTCAGGTACTTTGTCCGGTTGTAGTAGTTGCCAGCTGAAGTGCCAGGCCTGTGGGGATACCTGGGCCTGCATCAGCCACTTCTGTGCCAAGTTCTTGTTCTCGATGTTGGGGTCGTAGTAGAGTTGGTGCAGTGCCTACAGGACATTATGGGACTGAGCAGGTGTTGGTTACTCTGGATCCCACCAAAGCCCAGCACAGAGGTCACAGCTGCATCCTGCAAAATCACTCATTTTCTGACTGGGAGACAGAATAGGAAGTGAGAGCTCAGGACTCTGCTTCCTGGGTCCAGGGGGTCCTGCTGGTATTTTGAGAGTCTGAACCTTGCCCATGTTCTACTACACCTTCTTTTCCTAACAGCAAAACACTGTGGTTTCAGAGTGTAAATCACTGTAGAAAAGCAGCAATAAGAGGCAGCTGAGCTCTCCAGAGGGGAGGCAGGTGAGGTAAAAAGGCTAAGCCCAGGTGAAAGTACTGGC includes the following:
- the IPO13 gene encoding importin-13: MERREEQSGAAGAGATPALDFTVENVEKALHQLYYDPNIENKNLAQKWLMQAQVSPQAWHFSWQLLQPDKVPEIQYFGASALHIKISRYWSDIPTDQYESLKAQLFTQITRFASGSKIVLTRLCVALASLALSMMPDAWPCAVADMVRLFQAENSPVDSQGRCLALLELLTVLPEEFQTSRLPQYRKGLVRASLAVECGAVFPLLEQLLQQPSSPSCVRQKVLKCFSSWVQLEVPLQDCEALIQAAFAALQDSELFDSSVEAIVNAISQPDAQRYVNTLLKLIPLVLGLQGQLRQAVQTGDMETSHGICRIAVALGENHSRALLDQVEHWQSFLALVNMIMFCTGIPGHYPVNETTSSLTLTFWYTLQDDILSFEAEKQAVYQQVYRPVYFQLVDVLLHKAQFPSDEEYGFWSSDEKEQFRIYRVDISDTLMYVYEMLGAELLSNLYDKLGRLLTCSEQPYSWQHTEALLYGFQSIAETIDVNYSDVVPGLIGLIPRISISNVQLADTVMFTIGALSEWLADHPVMINNVLPLVLHALGNPELSVSSVSTLKKICRECKYDLPPYAANIVAVSQDVLMKQIHKTSQCMWLMQALGFLLSALQVEEILKNLHSLISPYIQQLEKLAEEIPNPSNKLAIVHILGLLSNLFTTLDISHHEDDHEGPELRKLPVPQGPNPVVVVLQQVFQLIQKVLSKWLNDAQVVEAVCAIFEKSVKTLLDDFAPMVPQLCEMLGRMYSTIPQASALDLTRQLVHIFAHEPAHFPPIEALFLLVTSVTLTLFQQGPRDHPDIVDSFMQLLAQALKRKPDLFLCERLDVKAVFQCAVLALKFPEAPTVKASCGFFTELLPRCGEVEPVGKVVQENGRILLIAVLEAIGGQASRSLMDCFADILFALNKHCFSLLTMWVKEALQPPGFPSARVSPEQKDTFSQQILRERVNKRRVKEMVKEFTLLCRGLHGTDYTADY